A genomic region of Nymphaea colorata isolate Beijing-Zhang1983 chromosome 2, ASM883128v2, whole genome shotgun sequence contains the following coding sequences:
- the LOC116248332 gene encoding aspartokinase 2, chloroplastic-like isoform X1: MLRAVKPFFRFPLRAFDSFLWRAGIRVNAFIYLIKCTSDLYCPHLMAVSFQTSGLLSPAVPGTSSEKFSSVSSISRWNTFAIPISSIKTLIGRRTAKEGCTRRDFSIFCEQQSVVRLAKILDGEHEQAGGNTRRLTCVMKFGGSSVATAARMREVADLILSFPEESPVVVLSAMGKTTNKLLEAGEMAVSCGITNVSTIEQLHFVRELHLKTLDELGLPRSVISELLEEFEQLLTGIALMKELTPRTRDYLVSFGERMSTRIFAGYMNKIGAKARQYDAFDIGFITTDEFTNAEILEATYPAVAKRLHGDWITDPAIPIVTGFLGKGWKSAAITTLGRGGSDLTATTIGKALGLREIQVWKDVDGVLTCDPNIYPVAEPVPFLTFEEAAELAYFGAQVLHPQSMRPAREGDIPVRVKNSYNPKAPGTLITKARDMSKAVLTSIVLKRNVTMLDIVSTRMLGQYGFLAKVFSIFEDLGISVDVVATSEVSISLTLDPSKLWSRELIQQELDNVVEQLEKIAVVQLLQHRSIISLIGNVQRSSLVLEKVFCVLRTNGVNVQMISQGASKVNISLIVNDSEAEQCVKALHSTFFETPELAELETTNGSGDGHME, translated from the exons ATGCTTAGAGCTGTGAAACCTTTCTTCAGATTTCCG CTtagagcatttgattcttttctctGGAGGGCTGGTATTCGAGTTAATGCCTTCATCTATTTAATCAA GTGCACATCTGATCTCTACTGCCCCCATCTAATGGCGGTCTCCTTCCAAACGAGTGGCCTCCTTAGTCCTGCGGTTCCAGGAACAAGCTCAGAAAAGTTTTCATCTGTATCTTCAATTTCTCGCTGGAACACCTTTGCAATCCCTATTTCCTCCATAAAAACGTTAATTGGTAGGAGGACGGCGAAGGAAGGCTGTACACGAAGAGATTTCAGTATCTTTTGCGAACAGCAGTCTGTTGTTAGATTAGCAAAAATTCTAGACGGAGAGCATGAACAGGCAGGTGGAAATACACGGCGATTAACCTGTGTGATGAAATTTGGTGGCTCATCCGTTGCCACTGCAGCTAGAATGAGGGAAGTTGCAGACCTGATCCTTAGTTTTCCTGAGGAGAGCCCTGTGGTTGTCTTATCGGCTATGGGGAAGACAACTAATAAGCTTCTAGAA GCTGGGGAAATGGCTGTTAGCTGTGGTATTACTAATGTGTCCACAATTGAACAGTTGCATTTTGTAAGAGAATTGCATCTAAA GACTCTTGATGAGCTAGGATTGCCCAGATCAGTGATCTCTG AATTGCTTGAGGAATTTGAACAACTTCTGACTGGAATTGCCCTGATGAAAGAATTGACACCTCGTACAAGAGACTATCTTGTTTCTTTTGGAGAGCGTATGTCTACACGGATTTTTGCTGGATACATGAACAAAATTGGTGCTAAAGCCCGCCAA TATGATGCTTTTGATATTGGTTTTATAACCACAGACGAATTCACAAATGCTGAAATCCTTGAAGCAACTTATCCTGCTGTTGCAAAGCGGTTGCATGGGGATTGGATTACTGATCCTGCAATTCCTATAGTCACAGGATTTCTTGGCAAG GGTTGGAAATCTGCTGCCATTACAACTCTTGGTAGAGGTGGCAGTGACTTGACAGCCACCACAATTGGTAAAGCCTTGGGCTTAAGGGAGATTCAG GTATGGAAAGATGTTGATGGAGTGCTGACATGTGACCCCAATATATATCCAGTCGCTGAACCTGTACCATTTCTGACATTTGAGGAGGCAGCTGAGCTTGCATATTTTGGTGCACAG gTTTTACACCCACAGTCTATGCGACCTGCTAGAGAGGGCGATATCCCTGTGAGGGTGAAAAACTCATACAACCCTAAAGCGCCAGGAACACTCATTACCAAGGCAAGGGATATGAGCAAG gctgtgttgactagtatagttttgaaaagaaatgtaACTATGTTGGACATTGTAAGTACTCGGATGCTTGGTCAATACGGGTTTCTTGCAAAG GTTTTCTCCATCTTTGAAGATCTGGGCATCTCAGTTGATGTTGTTGCTACTAGTGAAGTTAGCATTTCTTTGACATTGGATCCTTCAAAGCTGTGGAGCAGAGAACTGATACAGCAG GAGCTCGACAATGTTGTAGAACAACTAGAGAAAATTGCAGTCGTGCAACTTCTACAACATAGATCCATAATATCGCTTATTGGCAATGTGCAAAGATCCTCCTTAGTTCTAGAAAAG GTATTTTGTGTTCTCCGCACTAATGGCGTAAATGTCCAGATGATCTCTCAAGGAGCATCCAAg GTCAATATCTCGTTGATAGTAAATGACAGTGAGGCAGAACAGTGTGTCAAAGCTCTGCACAGCACCTTTTTCGAAACACCAGAGCTTGCTGAACTTGAAACAACCAATGGCTCTGGAGATGGACATATGGAATAA
- the LOC116248332 gene encoding aspartokinase 2, chloroplastic-like isoform X2: MAVSFQTSGLLSPAVPGTSSEKFSSVSSISRWNTFAIPISSIKTLIGRRTAKEGCTRRDFSIFCEQQSVVRLAKILDGEHEQAGGNTRRLTCVMKFGGSSVATAARMREVADLILSFPEESPVVVLSAMGKTTNKLLEAGEMAVSCGITNVSTIEQLHFVRELHLKTLDELGLPRSVISELLEEFEQLLTGIALMKELTPRTRDYLVSFGERMSTRIFAGYMNKIGAKARQYDAFDIGFITTDEFTNAEILEATYPAVAKRLHGDWITDPAIPIVTGFLGKGWKSAAITTLGRGGSDLTATTIGKALGLREIQVWKDVDGVLTCDPNIYPVAEPVPFLTFEEAAELAYFGAQVLHPQSMRPAREGDIPVRVKNSYNPKAPGTLITKARDMSKAVLTSIVLKRNVTMLDIVSTRMLGQYGFLAKVFSIFEDLGISVDVVATSEVSISLTLDPSKLWSRELIQQELDNVVEQLEKIAVVQLLQHRSIISLIGNVQRSSLVLEKVFCVLRTNGVNVQMISQGASKVNISLIVNDSEAEQCVKALHSTFFETPELAELETTNGSGDGHME, encoded by the exons ATGGCGGTCTCCTTCCAAACGAGTGGCCTCCTTAGTCCTGCGGTTCCAGGAACAAGCTCAGAAAAGTTTTCATCTGTATCTTCAATTTCTCGCTGGAACACCTTTGCAATCCCTATTTCCTCCATAAAAACGTTAATTGGTAGGAGGACGGCGAAGGAAGGCTGTACACGAAGAGATTTCAGTATCTTTTGCGAACAGCAGTCTGTTGTTAGATTAGCAAAAATTCTAGACGGAGAGCATGAACAGGCAGGTGGAAATACACGGCGATTAACCTGTGTGATGAAATTTGGTGGCTCATCCGTTGCCACTGCAGCTAGAATGAGGGAAGTTGCAGACCTGATCCTTAGTTTTCCTGAGGAGAGCCCTGTGGTTGTCTTATCGGCTATGGGGAAGACAACTAATAAGCTTCTAGAA GCTGGGGAAATGGCTGTTAGCTGTGGTATTACTAATGTGTCCACAATTGAACAGTTGCATTTTGTAAGAGAATTGCATCTAAA GACTCTTGATGAGCTAGGATTGCCCAGATCAGTGATCTCTG AATTGCTTGAGGAATTTGAACAACTTCTGACTGGAATTGCCCTGATGAAAGAATTGACACCTCGTACAAGAGACTATCTTGTTTCTTTTGGAGAGCGTATGTCTACACGGATTTTTGCTGGATACATGAACAAAATTGGTGCTAAAGCCCGCCAA TATGATGCTTTTGATATTGGTTTTATAACCACAGACGAATTCACAAATGCTGAAATCCTTGAAGCAACTTATCCTGCTGTTGCAAAGCGGTTGCATGGGGATTGGATTACTGATCCTGCAATTCCTATAGTCACAGGATTTCTTGGCAAG GGTTGGAAATCTGCTGCCATTACAACTCTTGGTAGAGGTGGCAGTGACTTGACAGCCACCACAATTGGTAAAGCCTTGGGCTTAAGGGAGATTCAG GTATGGAAAGATGTTGATGGAGTGCTGACATGTGACCCCAATATATATCCAGTCGCTGAACCTGTACCATTTCTGACATTTGAGGAGGCAGCTGAGCTTGCATATTTTGGTGCACAG gTTTTACACCCACAGTCTATGCGACCTGCTAGAGAGGGCGATATCCCTGTGAGGGTGAAAAACTCATACAACCCTAAAGCGCCAGGAACACTCATTACCAAGGCAAGGGATATGAGCAAG gctgtgttgactagtatagttttgaaaagaaatgtaACTATGTTGGACATTGTAAGTACTCGGATGCTTGGTCAATACGGGTTTCTTGCAAAG GTTTTCTCCATCTTTGAAGATCTGGGCATCTCAGTTGATGTTGTTGCTACTAGTGAAGTTAGCATTTCTTTGACATTGGATCCTTCAAAGCTGTGGAGCAGAGAACTGATACAGCAG GAGCTCGACAATGTTGTAGAACAACTAGAGAAAATTGCAGTCGTGCAACTTCTACAACATAGATCCATAATATCGCTTATTGGCAATGTGCAAAGATCCTCCTTAGTTCTAGAAAAG GTATTTTGTGTTCTCCGCACTAATGGCGTAAATGTCCAGATGATCTCTCAAGGAGCATCCAAg GTCAATATCTCGTTGATAGTAAATGACAGTGAGGCAGAACAGTGTGTCAAAGCTCTGCACAGCACCTTTTTCGAAACACCAGAGCTTGCTGAACTTGAAACAACCAATGGCTCTGGAGATGGACATATGGAATAA